Sequence from the Deltaproteobacteria bacterium genome:
CTTTCAAGGACCGCGCCGGGGTGAGTGCCATCGGCGTCTTCGACACCGGCAGGCGTTTGCAAGCGAGCCACATCACGTTCACCTTCCCGGATGTCCGAATCGGGAAGGTATTCTCCACCTGGTCGGCGGACAACACATTCTTCCGTATCAACCTGCCCTTGGACAATCTCGTTTACACCCTTCCGGACAAGACGAACCCGCTGTATACCGACTTCCGGGTTCCACCCCTCGAACTGTTGAATGGGTACAATCTCATCGTGCCGAATCCCGACAACACGGTGAAAGCCCGCGGATATGATTTCACGGGTTCCCAGGGTGCCGGGTTGCAGGCGTTCTGGATCTCCATCGATAACAACATCGGACCGTGACGTTCGTAATAGCCTCGAGCAGGTAGCCAGAAGCTGTCAGGAACACAGGGAGGCGCCGTCCGCAGGGCTGGGAGGGATCCAGCACCCGATCGGGATGCCGTCAGGCCGGCTCGATGCGGTACTGCTCGATGTGGTACTTGTCCGAGGCGGAGATGTTCACCTTCATCCCGTACCGCTGCTCGAGGATCTCGAGGAAGCGACGCTCCTCGCCGAACAGCTCCTCGGCCAGCTCGGGGTGCACGTAGAGCGACACCTGCTTCCCGGAGAGGACCAGACCCTGCCGCTCGAGCGCCCGGAACACGTCGTAGCAGATCGTCTTCTTCGACTTGATGACCCCTTCGCCGGAGCAGTAGGGGCAGCCGTCGGACAGCGATCGTCCCAGGCTCTCCCGGACCCGCTTGCGGGTCATCTCGACCAGCCCCAGCTCCGAGATCTTGCAGATCGTCGTCTTGCTGCGGTCGGCGCGCAGGGTGTCCACGAGGGCGTTGTACACTTTCTCGCGGTTCTCCTCGCTCTTCATGTCGATGAAGTCGATGATGATGATGCCGCCGATGTTGCGCAGCCGGAGCTGGTAGACGATCTCCTTCACCGCTTCCAGGTTGATCTTGGTCGTGGTTTCCTCGAGCGACGACCGTCCGACGTACTTCCCCGTGTTCACGTCGACCACGGTGAGGGCCTCCGTCTGCTCGATCACGATGTAGCCGCCGCTTTTCAGCCACACCTTCTTGTCGAGCGCCCGGGTCACCTCGATCTCGATGCCGTAATGGTCGAAGATCGGCTCCGGACCGCCGAACAGCTCGATCCGGTCCTGGATGCGGGGGAAGAACTGGGAGGCGAACGAGCGGATCCGGTCGTATTCCTCCTGCGAGTCGACCGCGATCCGGTCGCCCTCCGAGGAGAACAGGTCCCGCACCGCGCGCAGGGAAAGGGAGAGCTCCCGGTGGATCAGGACGGGGGCCGCGGCGCTTTCGCTCCTCTTCCGGATCGTCTCCCAGAGCCGGACGAGGTACTCCATGTCGGCCTTGAGCTCCGCCTCCGACCGCCCCTCGGCCGCCGTGCGCACGATCGCTCCCATCCCCTCGGGACGGATCGTCTCCACGATTTTCGACAGCCGGTCCCGCTCCTCCGGGTCCTCGATTCGGCGGGAGATCCCGATGTGGGCGGACCACGTCAGGAGTACCAGGTGACGCCCGGGGAGGGTGACGTGACTGGTGATCCTCGCCCCTTTGGTCCCGAGAGGCTCCTTGGCCACTTGGACGAGCAGGTGCTGCCCCTCCCGGATGAGCCCCTCGATCGGGGGAACGAACGTGTCTTGGGGGAAGCGGGCGGGCCGGATTCCGATCTCCTCGGGCAGGACCGGCTCCTCGGCCGGGTCGGTGTCGAACTCGAGCTGCGGCATGACGAAGTCGCCTGCGAAGAGGAACCCCGCCTTGTCCATCCCGATGTCGACGAAGGCGGCCTGCATCCCCGGGAGGACGCGGATGACTTTTCCGTTGTAGATGTTGCCGACGGAATTCCGGTCCTCGCCCCGCTCGATCAGCAGCTCCACGAGGATCCCGGATTCGAGCGTCGCCACGCGCGTCTCGTATGGCGCGGCGTTCACCACGATCAGCTTGCTGGCCTTCTGCTGCATCGCGCTACCCGCGGCGGGGGATCAGCTCCGCCGACACCTTTCTCGGAATGAACCGCTCGGGGGACAGCGGCACCCCCAGCAGGGAGGCGGCGGCCTCCAGAGGCCGGACGCCCTTTCCTGTGCCCTGGATGATTGTAATGGAGATGCCGTCCGCGTTCACCCCGAACGTGCGAACGATCGGCTTCAGGTCGATCTCGGAGGTCCGGTCCTCCCGCGTGAGGACGAGGGGGTGCCGGTCCGACGCGCGGAATGCGGCGAGGCGCTCCTCGGCGAGCTCCGGCGTGACCTCCTCGGGCAGGGGAAACGGCGGAAGCGGACGCAGGGTCCAGTCGGAGGCGATGTCGAAGTCGGACAGCCGGGGGGAGCCCGGCGGGACGCCCGAAGCAAAGGTGACCCGGATCCCCGGGGGAAGGTGCGGCGCGAGTTTTCCCGGCACGTCCGCCGCCGGGACGGGGAGGGCGAACTCGGCCTCGAGAAACTCGACGTCGCTCTCGGCCCCCACGGCGAGGGCGGGGGAGAGGGAGAGTTTCGGCGACGGGTTGAACCCCTGGCTGTACGCCAGCGGCAGGCCGGCCCGCCGGAAGACGCGTCCCCAAAGGGACTGGATCTCCAGGCCGCTCAGGTATTTCGCGGGTCCCTCCTTGGCGTAGGAGAGACGGACGACGTGCCGCT
This genomic interval carries:
- a CDS encoding Rne/Rng family ribonuclease; this encodes MQQKASKLIVVNAAPYETRVATLESGILVELLIERGEDRNSVGNIYNGKVIRVLPGMQAAFVDIGMDKAGFLFAGDFVMPQLEFDTDPAEEPVLPEEIGIRPARFPQDTFVPPIEGLIREGQHLLVQVAKEPLGTKGARITSHVTLPGRHLVLLTWSAHIGISRRIEDPEERDRLSKIVETIRPEGMGAIVRTAAEGRSEAELKADMEYLVRLWETIRKRSESAAAPVLIHRELSLSLRAVRDLFSSEGDRIAVDSQEEYDRIRSFASQFFPRIQDRIELFGGPEPIFDHYGIEIEVTRALDKKVWLKSGGYIVIEQTEALTVVDVNTGKYVGRSSLEETTTKINLEAVKEIVYQLRLRNIGGIIIIDFIDMKSEENREKVYNALVDTLRADRSKTTICKISELGLVEMTRKRVRESLGRSLSDGCPYCSGEGVIKSKKTICYDVFRALERQGLVLSGKQVSLYVHPELAEELFGEERRFLEILEQRYGMKVNISASDKYHIEQYRIEPA